From Oikeobacillus pervagus, the proteins below share one genomic window:
- the tsaB gene encoding tRNA (adenosine(37)-N6)-threonylcarbamoyltransferase complex dimerization subunit type 1 TsaB, translating to MTVLAIDTSNYVLGLSLLTEEKVIGEYITNIKKNHSLRVMPAIESFLKDCEVETNELSKIVVAKGPGSYTGVRIGMTIAKTLAWSLHLPLISVSSLAVLAASARYYPKYISPIFDARRGQVYTGLYQFINGELTTVRDDCNILMDEWCRSLKELNEPVLFVGNDVALHLECIHNTLETNGLIGEYTTHNPRPAELGRIGLLKEAENVHTAVPNYIRLAEAEAKWLQNQRINGEK from the coding sequence ATGACAGTACTAGCGATTGACACTTCTAATTATGTTCTTGGTTTATCATTATTGACAGAAGAAAAAGTGATAGGAGAATATATCACTAATATAAAGAAAAATCATTCATTGCGTGTCATGCCTGCGATTGAATCCTTTTTAAAGGATTGTGAAGTGGAAACGAATGAATTGAGTAAAATTGTCGTGGCCAAAGGGCCTGGATCTTATACTGGTGTTAGAATTGGGATGACCATTGCAAAGACTCTTGCTTGGTCATTACATTTACCTTTAATAAGTGTTTCTAGTTTAGCCGTTTTGGCGGCTTCTGCACGATATTATCCAAAATATATTTCTCCTATTTTTGATGCAAGAAGAGGTCAGGTGTACACAGGTTTATACCAGTTTATAAATGGGGAGTTGACGACGGTTAGGGATGACTGTAATATTCTGATGGATGAATGGTGTAGATCATTAAAAGAGTTAAATGAACCTGTTTTGTTTGTAGGAAATGATGTGGCATTACATCTAGAATGTATTCACAATACTTTGGAGACTAATGGATTAATAGGGGAGTATACTACTCATAATCCAAGACCTGCTGAACTAGGCAGAATAGGATTATTAAAAGAAGCTGAGAATGTTCATACAGCTGTTCCAAACTATATTCGGTTAGCGGAAGCAGAAGCAAAATGGTTACAGAATCAGCGAATAAATGGGGAAAAATAA
- the rimI gene encoding ribosomal protein S18-alanine N-acetyltransferase encodes MNDVRFRYMTVEDVEQIMVVEHQSFTLPWTKESFYYELMENKFATYIVVEVEGQVVGYCGVWVVIDESHITNIAILPEFRGMGLGESLLRNVMFVSKRMGGKTMTLEVRVSNKAAQSLYKKLGFKQVGVRKNYYSDNQEDAFIMWVSL; translated from the coding sequence ATGAATGATGTTCGTTTCAGATATATGACGGTTGAAGATGTGGAACAAATTATGGTGGTTGAGCATCAAAGTTTTACACTACCATGGACAAAAGAATCTTTTTACTATGAATTAATGGAGAATAAATTTGCTACCTATATTGTGGTAGAGGTGGAAGGGCAAGTAGTTGGCTATTGTGGTGTTTGGGTCGTGATCGATGAATCACATATAACGAATATTGCGATATTACCCGAGTTCCGCGGAATGGGCCTTGGGGAATCGCTCCTACGAAATGTCATGTTCGTTTCAAAAAGAATGGGCGGAAAAACCATGACACTTGAAGTTCGGGTAAGTAATAAAGCAGCACAATCTTTATATAAAAAACTCGGGTTTAAACAAGTCGGTGTGAGGAAAAATTACTATTCGGATAATCAAGAAGATGCTTTCATAATGTGGGTGAGTTTATAA
- the tsaD gene encoding tRNA (adenosine(37)-N6)-threonylcarbamoyltransferase complex transferase subunit TsaD produces the protein MKKDIYVLGIETSCDETAAAIIKNGTEIISNVVSSQIESHKRFGGVVPEIASRHHVEQVTIVLEQALKDASMTPENLDAIAVTKGPGLVGALLIGVNAAKALAFAHKIPLVGVHHIAGHIYANRLVKEMQFPLLSLVVSGGHTELVYMREHAHFQVIGETRDDAAGEAYDKVARTLSLPYPGGPHIDRLAHEGKESIDFPRAWLEEGSYDFSFSGLKSSVINTLHNAKQKGETIPPEDVAASFQASVIDVLVSKTVRAAKEYKVKQVLLAGGVAANRGLRAELVKAFSEMNGIELVIPPLHLCTDNAAMIAAAGTVLFEKGKRGDYAMNAYPGLDIENF, from the coding sequence ATGAAGAAAGATATTTACGTATTAGGTATAGAAACGAGCTGTGATGAAACGGCAGCGGCCATTATTAAAAATGGTACAGAAATTATTTCGAATGTCGTTTCCTCTCAAATTGAAAGTCATAAGCGATTTGGTGGGGTTGTTCCTGAGATAGCTTCCCGTCATCATGTTGAACAGGTTACCATCGTATTAGAACAGGCTCTTAAGGATGCCTCTATGACACCAGAAAATTTAGATGCTATTGCTGTTACAAAAGGACCTGGACTTGTTGGTGCTTTATTAATTGGCGTCAATGCGGCAAAAGCGCTGGCATTTGCTCATAAAATTCCCCTTGTAGGTGTCCATCATATTGCCGGCCATATTTATGCCAATCGACTAGTAAAAGAAATGCAATTTCCATTACTATCTTTAGTCGTTTCAGGTGGTCATACTGAACTAGTATATATGAGAGAACACGCGCATTTTCAAGTGATTGGAGAAACACGGGATGATGCGGCAGGCGAGGCCTATGATAAAGTAGCAAGGACTTTAAGTCTCCCATATCCAGGAGGACCACATATTGATCGTCTTGCCCATGAAGGAAAGGAGAGTATCGACTTTCCAAGAGCATGGTTAGAAGAAGGTTCTTATGACTTTAGTTTCAGTGGATTAAAATCCTCTGTCATTAACACCTTGCATAACGCGAAACAAAAAGGTGAAACAATTCCTCCAGAAGATGTAGCTGCTAGTTTTCAAGCCAGTGTAATCGATGTACTTGTCTCGAAAACAGTGAGGGCCGCTAAGGAATATAAGGTGAAACAAGTGTTATTAGCTGGAGGAGTTGCGGCTAATCGGGGCTTAAGAGCAGAGTTGGTGAAGGCCTTTAGTGAGATGAATGGAATCGAACTAGTTATTCCCCCGCTTCATTTATGCACGGATAATGCAGCCATGATTGCGGCTGCCGGTACAGTTTTATTTGAAAAAGGCAAAAGGGGAGACTATGCAATGAATGCATACCCTGGACTTGATATTGAAAATTTTTGA